One window from the genome of Paraclostridium sordellii encodes:
- a CDS encoding nucleotidyltransferase: MKITGLVVEYNPFHNGHLHHLKKSMELTNATHSIAVMSGNFLQRGEPALFDKFKRAEIAVSNGVDLVVELPTLFACQSAEFFAHGAVSLLDSLNCIDSICFGSEEGNIDLLLEISKILINEPYEFKSILKEKLDEGILFATARSTALYEYISRNNILNLKEEKLHDILSSSNNILGIEYIKSLLKQKSSIAPYTINRIQSSYNSHTISSNICSATAIRESLRRGNSLSEISSVVPLETLNLISKHIDNGFNPMFDEFYFDVIRELVARDFDKLSDYFDISEGIENKIYKSIFLTSNLSELQQSIKSKRYTLTKVKRMLNNILLGITKEDMNMVKDINKLPYIRVLAFNDKGREILKKIKLNSDISIINKFSNINFNNDPIFETLIKYDIKSTNIYNLLYYKSNSKLLKGPMDYYISPIYVK, from the coding sequence ATGAAGATAACTGGTTTAGTTGTTGAGTATAATCCATTTCATAATGGACATTTACACCATTTAAAAAAATCTATGGAATTAACTAATGCTACCCACTCAATTGCTGTGATGAGCGGTAATTTTTTACAAAGAGGTGAACCTGCATTATTTGATAAATTTAAAAGAGCTGAAATAGCAGTATCTAATGGAGTAGATTTAGTTGTAGAGTTACCTACGCTGTTTGCTTGCCAAAGTGCAGAGTTTTTTGCTCATGGTGCCGTTTCTTTGCTTGACTCATTAAATTGCATTGACTCTATTTGCTTTGGAAGTGAAGAGGGAAATATAGACTTATTATTAGAAATTTCTAAAATATTAATTAATGAGCCTTATGAGTTCAAATCTATTTTAAAAGAAAAGCTAGATGAAGGTATTTTATTTGCAACTGCTAGAAGCACTGCTCTTTATGAGTATATATCAAGAAATAATATATTAAATTTAAAAGAAGAAAAACTTCATGATATTTTAAGTTCTTCAAATAATATTTTAGGTATTGAATATATAAAAAGTTTATTAAAACAGAAAAGTAGCATAGCTCCTTACACTATTAATCGTATACAGTCATCTTATAATTCGCATACAATTTCTAGTAATATTTGTTCTGCTACAGCAATAAGAGAATCCTTAAGAAGGGGAAATAGCTTAAGCGAAATTTCATCTGTTGTACCTCTAGAGACTCTAAATTTAATTTCTAAACATATAGATAATGGTTTCAATCCAATGTTTGATGAATTTTATTTTGATGTAATAAGAGAGTTAGTAGCTAGAGACTTTGACAAGTTAAGTGATTATTTTGATATTAGTGAAGGCATTGAAAATAAAATATATAAATCTATATTTTTAACATCTAATCTATCTGAACTTCAACAATCTATTAAGTCTAAAAGGTATACTCTTACAAAAGTAAAAAGAATGTTAAATAACATATTGCTAGGAATTACGAAAGAAGATATGAATATGGTAAAAGATATAAATAAATTGCCTTACATTAGAGTTCTCGCTTTTAATGATAAAGGTCGTGAAATTCTAAAAAAAATCAAACTAAACTCAGACATAAGCATAATAAATAAATTTTCGAATATAAACTTTAACAATGATCCTATATTTGAAACATTAATTAAATATGATATAAAATCTACCAATATATATAATTTACTTTATTATAAAAGCAATTCAAAACTATTAAAAGGTCCAATGGATTATTATATCTCTCCAATATATGTAAAATAA
- the ylbJ gene encoding sporulation integral membrane protein YlbJ, translating into MRKNKFIVFLIPSLIVMLLILGIILFPSDSINAAKNGYKIWTDTLIPSLLPFIIAANLIVKLKFIDVIGLIINPITRKLFNVSGKSSLVFAISTVSGYPVGAKLASELRQNNEISKFEAQRLVSFCSTSGPLFIVGAVSVGMFNNPPLGYLILICHYLSALTVGFLFKNYGRETIICDKTNFNFEVNKIISKRRNENKGFFVLFGDAVFSGVNTILMVGGFVIVFSVVFKILSIFNIIELSSYILHIPLSLLGFSRELCNAFISGLFEITIGCSQVSSVLNSPEILRASLCSFLIAFSGLSILAQCCSFLAQTDIKTSTYIFSKFLHGLFASIFTFAFYPIANSIPLISNLSNIFTNNSLWTYYINNYKIIFPILIFIYILSTFVLIKKSSARNN; encoded by the coding sequence GTGAGAAAAAATAAATTTATAGTTTTTTTAATTCCATCTCTTATAGTAATGTTATTAATTTTAGGAATAATACTATTCCCAAGTGATTCTATAAATGCAGCTAAAAATGGTTATAAGATATGGACAGATACTCTAATTCCTTCTTTGCTTCCATTTATAATAGCAGCTAACTTAATAGTTAAATTAAAATTTATAGATGTAATTGGCTTAATAATTAATCCTATTACGAGAAAACTTTTCAATGTTTCGGGCAAAAGTTCACTTGTTTTTGCTATTTCAACCGTTTCTGGATATCCTGTAGGAGCTAAGTTAGCTTCTGAACTTCGTCAAAACAATGAAATATCTAAATTTGAAGCGCAAAGATTAGTTTCGTTTTGTTCAACCTCAGGCCCACTCTTTATAGTAGGAGCAGTTTCCGTTGGAATGTTCAATAATCCACCTTTAGGATACTTAATTTTAATATGTCATTATTTATCAGCTCTTACAGTTGGCTTTTTATTTAAAAACTATGGTAGAGAAACTATAATTTGCGATAAAACGAATTTTAACTTTGAGGTTAATAAAATTATTTCAAAAAGAAGAAATGAAAATAAAGGTTTTTTCGTTTTATTTGGAGATGCTGTGTTTAGTGGAGTCAACACAATTTTAATGGTAGGTGGATTTGTAATAGTATTTTCCGTTGTATTTAAAATACTATCTATATTTAACATAATTGAATTATCTTCATATATACTACATATTCCTCTATCTTTACTTGGCTTTTCAAGAGAACTCTGTAATGCATTTATAAGCGGTTTATTTGAGATAACTATAGGATGTAGCCAAGTTTCTAGTGTATTAAATTCTCCTGAAATTTTAAGAGCTTCTTTATGTAGCTTCTTGATTGCTTTTAGTGGATTATCTATATTAGCTCAATGTTGTAGTTTTTTAGCTCAAACTGATATAAAAACTAGCACTTATATTTTTTCAAAGTTTTTACATGGACTATTTGCATCAATATTTACATTTGCATTTTATCCTATTGCAAATTCAATACCTTTAATTTCAAACTTATCAAATATATTTACGAATAACTCATTATGGACTTATTATATAAATAATTATAAAATTATTTTTCCAATATTAATTTTCATTTATATACTTTCTACATTTGTTTTAATTAAAAAATCAAGTGCAAGAAATAATTAA
- a CDS encoding vacuolar-type H+-ATPase subunit H, with protein MNIDLEIMELIEELENSINNASSIPFSHKSGIDKEEVLSIIADIKTILPEEVKQAVWINKERQKILSNANQDAELLIEQANKEAKQIIEKAMKETEDMKKNSEDIIKSYIDSDGLVVEAEEKAKTIIEKAEYTAREIKIGSIRYADDVLEGLQYNLQNIMDEISINRRELSE; from the coding sequence ATGAATATAGACTTAGAAATAATGGAATTAATTGAGGAATTAGAAAATAGTATAAACAATGCAAGCTCAATTCCTTTTTCTCATAAATCGGGGATAGATAAAGAAGAAGTTTTAAGTATTATAGCTGACATAAAAACTATACTTCCAGAAGAAGTAAAACAAGCTGTATGGATAAACAAAGAAAGACAAAAAATACTAAGTAATGCAAATCAAGATGCTGAGCTTTTAATAGAGCAAGCTAATAAAGAAGCTAAGCAAATTATTGAAAAGGCAATGAAAGAAACTGAAGATATGAAAAAAAATTCAGAAGATATAATAAAATCATATATTGATTCTGATGGACTAGTTGTAGAAGCTGAAGAAAAAGCTAAAACTATAATAGAGAAAGCTGAGTATACAGCTAGAGAAATAAAAATAGGATCTATAAGATATGCAGATGATGTTTTAGAAGGATTACAATACAATCTTCAAAATATTATGGATGAAATATCTATAAATAGAAGAGAATTAAGTGAATAA
- the coaD gene encoding pantetheine-phosphate adenylyltransferase, which translates to MENNVRKAIFAGSFDPITNGHLDIIERASKLFDELQIGVLYNPNKKGLFTFEERVRLIKECTKHIENIKVVSFDGLLVNYCEEHGIKTLVRGIRNGADVEYELQMAHMNRELNPSIETVILPTTTKYSYISSSLIKEVLNFDVNIENLVPKVIIEELKRKTNRGR; encoded by the coding sequence ATGGAAAACAATGTAAGAAAAGCTATATTTGCAGGGAGTTTTGATCCTATAACTAATGGTCATTTAGACATAATTGAAAGAGCTTCAAAATTATTTGATGAATTGCAAATAGGAGTATTATATAACCCAAATAAAAAAGGTTTATTTACATTTGAAGAAAGAGTAAGATTAATAAAAGAATGTACAAAGCATATTGAAAATATAAAAGTAGTAAGTTTTGATGGGTTATTAGTTAATTACTGTGAAGAACATGGTATAAAAACTCTAGTAAGAGGTATAAGAAATGGTGCAGATGTAGAGTATGAACTTCAAATGGCACATATGAATAGAGAGTTAAATCCAAGTATAGAAACTGTAATACTTCCAACTACAACAAAATATTCATATATAAGTTCATCTCTTATAAAAGAGGTATTAAATTTTGATGTTAATATAGAAAATTTAGTTCCTAAAGTCATTATAGAAGAATTAAAACGAAAAACTAATAGGGGGAGATAA
- the rsmD gene encoding 16S rRNA (guanine(966)-N(2))-methyltransferase RsmD has translation MRVISGKARGLKLNAPKNEDVRPTTDRVKESLFNIISEYIIDGDVLDLFAGTGSLGIECLSRGANKSVFVDLKRSSIDIVKSNIKKARVEENSEVLNLDYKLAIDKLKAKSYKFDMIFMDPPYYENLFIDALKKIDESNILKEDGIIIVEHDTKEEFPENIGKLTKERSKKYGNTTLTFYGMED, from the coding sequence TTGAGAGTAATTTCAGGAAAAGCTAGAGGCTTAAAATTAAATGCACCTAAAAATGAAGATGTAAGACCAACTACAGATAGAGTTAAAGAATCATTATTTAATATAATTAGTGAATACATAATAGATGGAGATGTTTTAGATTTATTTGCAGGAACAGGATCTTTAGGTATAGAGTGCTTATCTAGAGGAGCGAATAAAAGTGTATTTGTAGATTTAAAAAGAAGTAGTATTGATATAGTTAAATCTAATATAAAAAAAGCCAGAGTAGAAGAAAATAGTGAAGTTTTAAATTTAGATTATAAATTAGCTATCGATAAACTAAAAGCTAAGTCATATAAGTTTGATATGATTTTTATGGATCCTCCATATTATGAAAATCTGTTTATCGATGCGTTAAAAAAAATAGATGAGTCAAATATTCTTAAAGAAGATGGAATAATTATAGTTGAACATGATACAAAAGAAGAGTTTCCTGAAAATATAGGAAAATTAACAAAAGAAAGAAGTAAAAAGTATGGAAATACTACGCTTACATTTTATGGCATGGAGGACTAG
- the recG gene encoding ATP-dependent DNA helicase RecG encodes MNNLNKEIKYVKGIGPKRANKLSKLGIFTLLDLIFYFPRQYEDRNKLKKIFELQNEEKATVRAIVSSIDTSNVRKGLTITKVGVRDETGFAKLAFFNQDYISTTLKKGDTILVFGKVKKSIHGIELSSCEVEKMSNNPKSTCGIMPIYPLTYGLTNKELINIIKTAFTNEQIHIKEYLPRRIIEKYKLCSIDYAVKNIHMPANKESLKIALYRLVFEEFLMLQLGLFLFKNGVTEKSGINFEKNKDLSKVLNSLPFKLTNAQNRALNEILEDMNCKKVMNRLVQGDVGSGKTVVALLSLANGVLNGYQGALMAPTEILAEQHYISLNETLSPFGIKVGLLVGSLTKKQKENILEKVKNNEVDILIGTHALIEDKVEFNNLGIVITDEQHRFGVRQRNKLSEKGYNPDILVMTATPIPRTLALILYGDLDISIIDELPPGRQPIETIAVYKDRREKAYNKLVRSEVEKGRQVYIVCPLVEESEAIEAKAAVDLVEELKCEYFSDLRLGLLHGKMKPSEKDDIMKKFKNKELDILVSTTVIEVGVNVPNATLMIIENAERFGLAQLHQLRGRVGRGSHKSYCILIYSSKSEVCSQRMGIMEETTDGFKISEKDLEIRGPGEFFGTRQHGLPELKVANIFKHMKILKLAQQEARYIISEDPKLNSYENKNLKAEVLKKFENRLQEISLN; translated from the coding sequence ATGAATAACTTAAATAAAGAAATTAAGTATGTAAAAGGTATCGGACCAAAGAGAGCTAATAAGCTAAGCAAATTAGGAATATTTACATTATTAGATTTGATATTTTATTTTCCTAGACAGTATGAAGATAGAAATAAATTAAAAAAAATATTTGAATTACAAAATGAAGAGAAAGCAACTGTAAGAGCAATTGTAAGTAGTATAGATACATCTAATGTAAGAAAAGGGCTTACTATAACAAAAGTTGGAGTAAGAGACGAAACTGGATTTGCTAAACTTGCATTTTTCAATCAAGATTACATATCTACTACATTAAAAAAAGGCGATACAATCTTGGTGTTTGGGAAAGTTAAAAAAAGTATACATGGAATTGAGCTAAGTTCTTGTGAAGTAGAAAAAATGTCTAATAATCCCAAGAGTACATGTGGAATAATGCCTATATATCCATTAACTTATGGATTAACTAATAAGGAACTTATAAATATAATAAAAACTGCTTTCACTAATGAACAAATACATATAAAAGAATATCTGCCTAGAAGAATTATAGAAAAGTATAAATTATGTAGCATAGATTATGCAGTTAAGAACATACACATGCCTGCTAACAAGGAAAGTTTAAAAATAGCTTTATATAGGTTGGTATTTGAAGAGTTCTTAATGCTACAATTAGGTTTATTTTTATTTAAAAATGGAGTTACAGAAAAATCTGGGATTAACTTTGAAAAAAATAAGGATTTAAGTAAGGTTTTAAACTCACTCCCATTTAAATTAACAAATGCACAAAATAGAGCGTTAAATGAAATTTTAGAAGATATGAACTGTAAAAAAGTAATGAATCGATTAGTTCAAGGAGATGTAGGAAGTGGAAAAACTGTAGTAGCTCTTTTATCCTTAGCTAATGGGGTTTTAAATGGATACCAGGGAGCTTTAATGGCACCTACAGAAATATTAGCTGAACAACATTATATTTCTTTAAATGAAACGTTATCTCCGTTTGGTATAAAAGTTGGGTTGTTAGTAGGTAGTTTAACTAAAAAACAAAAAGAAAATATTTTAGAAAAAGTTAAAAATAATGAGGTAGATATATTAATTGGAACTCACGCGCTTATAGAAGATAAAGTAGAGTTTAACAATTTAGGGATTGTTATAACAGATGAGCAACATAGATTTGGAGTAAGACAAAGAAATAAATTATCTGAAAAAGGGTATAATCCAGATATATTAGTAATGACTGCAACCCCTATACCAAGAACTTTAGCACTTATATTATATGGAGATTTAGATATATCTATTATTGATGAACTACCACCAGGTAGACAACCAATTGAAACTATAGCAGTATATAAAGATAGAAGAGAAAAAGCTTATAATAAATTAGTAAGAAGCGAGGTTGAAAAAGGAAGACAAGTATACATAGTATGTCCTTTAGTAGAAGAAAGCGAGGCTATAGAAGCTAAAGCTGCTGTAGACTTAGTAGAAGAGTTAAAGTGTGAATACTTTAGTGACTTGAGATTAGGCCTTTTGCATGGTAAAATGAAACCTAGTGAAAAAGATGATATAATGAAAAAGTTCAAAAATAAAGAACTTGATATTTTGGTTTCAACAACTGTAATTGAAGTTGGAGTCAATGTTCCAAATGCAACTCTTATGATAATTGAAAATGCAGAAAGATTTGGATTAGCACAGCTACATCAGTTAAGAGGTAGAGTTGGAAGGGGAAGCCATAAATCCTACTGTATATTGATTTACTCGTCAAAATCAGAAGTTTGCTCTCAGAGAATGGGAATAATGGAGGAAACCACAGATGGATTTAAAATCTCAGAAAAAGACTTAGAAATAAGAGGTCCTGGAGAGTTTTTTGGAACCAGACAACATGGACTACCAGAACTTAAAGTAGCTAATATATTTAAGCATATGAAAATACTAAAATTAGCACAACAAGAAGCTAGATATATAATAAGTGAAGACCCAAAACTTAATAGTTATGAAAACAAAAACTTAAAAGCTGAAGTTTTAAAAAAGTTTGAGAATAGATTGCAAGAAATATCATTAAATTAA
- a CDS encoding DAK2 domain-containing protein, producing MIQYIDGKNLRDMMVSGANNLQNNKDLVDKLNVFPVPDGDTGTNMSLTISYAIKELSKVSDDDITNIGKSLAKGSLMGARGNSGVILSQIIRGFTKSIEGKEKLTTIDFAQALKNGSDTAYKAVIKPIEGTILTVVRESGEYAIKAAKKESDIIKFLELVIKEANASLERTPELLKNLKDAGVVDSGGKGLVLIYEGMCEALKGNPINADGKSSANTSSSEPAQGEINTEDIKFAYCTEFILESDKVTYDKIKDIMLDYGDSLAVVGDDGLIKVHVHTNEPGTVLQEALKYGQLVTIKIENMKVQHENILIENQTAVSEEPMKEYGFIATSMGDGLADIFRDFGVDYIIEGGQTMNPSTEDFMKAIDSINAENIIILPNNSNIIMAANQAKALSEKNIIVIPSKTVPQGFASLVSFNADASVEENEATMAEALTIVKSGQVTYAVRDTVMNDIEVKEGNFIGIGESKLLSAGESKEEITLKLIESLVDEDSAIITLFYGEDVTEEEANSFKEILEEKYEDIDIELYYGGQPIYYYLISVE from the coding sequence ATGATTCAATATATTGATGGGAAAAATTTAAGAGATATGATGGTCTCTGGGGCTAACAATCTTCAAAACAACAAAGACTTAGTTGATAAACTGAACGTATTCCCAGTTCCAGATGGAGACACGGGTACTAATATGTCTCTTACAATATCTTATGCAATAAAAGAACTATCGAAGGTTAGTGATGACGACATAACTAATATAGGTAAGTCTTTAGCTAAAGGATCTTTAATGGGAGCAAGAGGAAATTCAGGAGTTATATTATCTCAGATAATAAGAGGATTTACTAAATCAATAGAAGGTAAAGAAAAATTAACTACTATTGATTTTGCACAAGCATTAAAAAATGGATCTGATACGGCATATAAAGCAGTTATAAAACCAATAGAGGGAACTATATTAACAGTGGTTAGAGAAAGTGGAGAGTATGCAATAAAAGCAGCTAAGAAAGAATCTGATATAATTAAATTCTTAGAACTAGTTATAAAAGAAGCAAATGCATCATTAGAAAGAACACCGGAATTACTTAAAAATCTAAAAGATGCAGGAGTTGTAGACTCTGGAGGAAAAGGACTTGTACTTATATATGAAGGAATGTGTGAAGCGTTAAAAGGAAATCCTATAAATGCAGATGGAAAGAGTAGTGCAAATACATCATCTTCAGAACCTGCTCAAGGAGAAATAAATACAGAAGATATTAAGTTTGCTTACTGTACTGAGTTTATACTTGAGAGCGACAAAGTAACTTATGACAAAATTAAAGATATAATGTTAGACTATGGAGATAGTTTAGCTGTAGTTGGAGATGACGGATTAATAAAAGTTCATGTACATACAAATGAACCAGGAACAGTTCTTCAAGAAGCATTAAAATATGGTCAATTAGTAACTATAAAAATTGAAAATATGAAAGTACAACATGAAAATATATTAATTGAAAATCAAACGGCAGTATCTGAAGAACCTATGAAGGAATATGGATTTATAGCTACATCTATGGGTGATGGATTAGCTGATATATTCAGAGATTTTGGAGTTGACTACATAATAGAAGGTGGTCAAACTATGAATCCAAGTACAGAAGATTTCATGAAAGCTATAGATTCTATAAATGCTGAAAATATAATTATACTTCCTAATAATAGCAATATAATTATGGCAGCAAATCAAGCTAAAGCTTTAAGTGAAAAGAATATAATAGTAATACCAAGTAAGACTGTACCTCAAGGATTTGCATCATTAGTAAGCTTTAATGCAGATGCATCAGTTGAGGAGAATGAAGCTACTATGGCAGAAGCATTAACGATAGTTAAGTCTGGTCAAGTAACTTATGCAGTTAGAGATACGGTTATGAATGATATAGAAGTAAAAGAAGGAAACTTTATAGGTATAGGCGAAAGTAAACTTTTATCAGCAGGAGAAAGCAAAGAAGAAATAACTTTAAAATTAATTGAAAGTCTTGTTGATGAAGATAGTGCAATTATAACTTTATTCTACGGAGAAGATGTAACAGAAGAAGAAGCTAATAGCTTTAAAGAAATATTAGAAGAAAAATATGAAGATATAGATATTGAACTTTATTATGGAGGTCAACCTATATATTATTATTTAATATCTGTTGAATAG
- a CDS encoding Asp23/Gls24 family envelope stress response protein: MSAKINNEFGTIEIDKQVIAQIAYQSAMESYGLVGLAHKSKGIVELLKGENATKGVSVQELEDGTIAIELYVIMQYGTNISTVANNIIDKVKYTLEKMTAIKVSKIDVNVQGIRVK; the protein is encoded by the coding sequence ATGAGCGCTAAAATAAATAACGAATTTGGAACTATAGAAATAGACAAGCAAGTAATAGCACAAATAGCATATCAATCGGCTATGGAAAGTTATGGACTAGTTGGTTTAGCACATAAAAGTAAAGGCATTGTTGAATTACTAAAAGGTGAAAATGCAACTAAAGGTGTTAGTGTGCAAGAATTAGAGGATGGGACAATAGCTATAGAGCTTTACGTTATAATGCAATATGGAACAAATATTTCAACTGTTGCAAACAACATAATAGATAAAGTAAAATATACACTTGAGAAAATGACAGCAATAAAAGTAAGTAAAATAGATGTTAATGTTCAAGGAATAAGAGTTAAGTAA
- the rpmB gene encoding 50S ribosomal protein L28, translating to MAKVCNVCGKGKVSGNQVSHSNKHSRRTWSANLRNVRAIIDGTPKRIKVCTRCLRSGKVERA from the coding sequence ATGGCAAAGGTATGTAACGTATGTGGTAAAGGTAAGGTTTCAGGAAACCAAGTCAGCCACTCAAATAAACATAGCAGAAGAACTTGGTCTGCTAACTTAAGAAACGTTAGAGCGATAATAGATGGTACTCCAAAGAGAATAAAAGTTTGTACTAGATGTTTACGTTCTGGAAAAGTTGAGAGAGCTTAG
- a CDS encoding thiamine diphosphokinase produces the protein MRACIILNGEIKSKDFLQDTISSNGYEYIICADGGAKYLYELDIIPHYILGDLDSLEEHIIEFYKRKKVEFKKFPSRKNETDTQLCVHLADELGVEELHLLGALGGRVDHTLANINLMYYIKELGIKPIIKSENEDIYIIENENITICGQKGNTVSIIPLKGDLKGITLKNLEYPLNDANIKFGDPIGLSNVMTEDSFNVNLDKGSILIILNKKAV, from the coding sequence ATGAGAGCTTGTATTATATTAAATGGAGAAATAAAAAGTAAGGATTTTTTACAAGATACTATATCATCTAACGGTTATGAATATATAATATGTGCAGATGGAGGAGCTAAATATTTATATGAATTAGATATAATTCCACATTATATATTAGGAGATTTAGATTCTTTAGAAGAACATATTATTGAATTTTATAAAAGAAAAAAGGTTGAATTTAAAAAGTTTCCATCAAGAAAAAATGAAACGGATACCCAATTATGTGTACACTTAGCTGATGAATTAGGTGTAGAGGAATTACATCTTTTAGGAGCCTTAGGCGGTCGTGTAGACCATACTTTAGCAAATATCAATTTAATGTATTACATAAAAGAACTAGGAATAAAACCTATAATCAAAAGTGAAAATGAAGATATCTATATTATAGAGAATGAAAATATAACTATTTGCGGACAAAAAGGAAATACAGTTTCTATAATACCCTTAAAAGGCGATTTAAAAGGTATCACTCTTAAAAACCTAGAATATCCTTTAAATGATGCTAATATTAAATTTGGAGATCCTATAGGTTTGTCAAATGTAATGACTGAGGATAGTTTTAATGTTAACTTAGACAAGGGAAGTATACTTATAATTTTAAATAAAAAAGCAGTATAG
- the rpe gene encoding ribulose-phosphate 3-epimerase — protein sequence MIKMAPSILSADFARLLEDVKKVENAGCEYLHIDVMDGHFVPNITLGPAIVKSLRNDVNMVFDAHLMIENPDNYIKDFADAGCDIIVVHEEACTHLHRTIQNIKSHNVKAGVALNPATPIENIKYVLKDVDMVLIMTVNPGFGGQSFIDGMIDKIKELKLLIDEQGLEVDIQVDGGIKPSNVDKVVKAGANVIVAGSAIFNSDDIDATVKEFRLNASK from the coding sequence ATGATAAAAATGGCACCGTCGATTTTATCAGCAGATTTTGCAAGATTATTAGAAGATGTTAAAAAGGTTGAAAATGCAGGGTGTGAATACCTACATATAGACGTTATGGATGGACACTTTGTACCAAACATAACTTTAGGGCCAGCTATAGTAAAGTCTTTAAGAAATGATGTAAATATGGTGTTTGATGCACATTTAATGATAGAAAACCCAGATAATTACATAAAAGATTTTGCTGATGCAGGATGTGATATTATAGTTGTCCATGAGGAAGCTTGTACTCATTTACATAGAACTATACAAAATATAAAATCACACAATGTAAAAGCAGGAGTAGCTTTAAATCCAGCTACACCAATTGAAAATATTAAGTATGTATTAAAAGATGTAGATATGGTACTTATAATGACTGTAAATCCTGGATTTGGGGGACAATCATTTATAGATGGCATGATTGATAAAATTAAAGAATTAAAATTATTAATAGATGAACAGGGATTAGAAGTTGATATACAAGTTGATGGGGGAATAAAACCTTCTAATGTAGATAAAGTTGTAAAGGCTGGAGCTAATGTAATAGTAGCTGGTTCAGCAATATTTAATAGTGATGATATAGACGCTACTGTTAAGGAATTTAGATTAAACGCATCTAAATAA
- the rsgA gene encoding ribosome small subunit-dependent GTPase A, producing MLEGIIIKGIGGFYYIDTDKGVYECRARGIFRKDKITPLVGDHVKMSIVDEENKKGVLEEIEKRDTELVRPPIANVNKAIIVFAIKNPNPNLSLLDRFIVLAEREYLEIVIVLTKSDLATDEELEKLKDIYEVSGYKVIPVSNNKELNIDKVKEELKGNIVVFAGPSGVGKSTLLNNIDSKFQLQTGEVSDKIKRGKHTTRHAELLKLECGGMVADTPGFSSLTLDDIEENELKDYFIEFENFSDECKFGGRCMHENEPSCGVKNAVKENKISKERYESYLQLLNEKRQGKRRY from the coding sequence ATGCTAGAAGGAATTATTATAAAAGGCATTGGAGGATTTTATTATATAGACACAGATAAAGGTGTTTATGAATGTAGGGCAAGAGGAATATTTAGAAAAGATAAAATAACACCTTTAGTAGGTGATCATGTAAAAATGAGTATAGTAGATGAAGAAAATAAAAAAGGAGTATTAGAGGAGATAGAAAAAAGAGATACAGAATTAGTAAGACCTCCTATAGCTAATGTAAATAAAGCTATAATTGTATTTGCTATAAAAAATCCAAATCCTAATTTATCTTTACTAGATAGATTTATAGTTTTAGCAGAAAGAGAATATTTAGAAATAGTTATAGTATTGACTAAATCTGATTTAGCTACGGATGAAGAGTTAGAAAAGTTAAAAGATATATATGAAGTTAGTGGATATAAAGTTATACCTGTAAGTAATAATAAAGAATTAAATATAGATAAAGTTAAAGAAGAGTTAAAAGGTAATATAGTTGTATTTGCGGGACCATCTGGTGTAGGTAAATCTACTCTTTTAAATAATATAGATAGTAAATTTCAACTGCAAACAGGTGAAGTTAGTGATAAAATAAAAAGAGGAAAACACACAACAAGACATGCAGAGTTATTAAAGCTTGAGTGTGGAGGAATGGTAGCTGATACTCCAGGATTTAGTTCATTGACTTTAGATGATATAGAAGAAAATGAGCTTAAAGATTATTTTATAGAATTTGAGAACTTTTCCGATGAATGTAAATTTGGAGGAAGATGTATGCATGAAAATGAACCATCTTGTGGAGTAAAAAATGCAGTTAAAGAAAATAAAATATCAAAAGAAAGATATGAAAGCTACCTACAATTACTAAATGAAAAGAGACAAGGGAAGAGGAGGTACTAA